The Delphinus delphis chromosome 11, mDelDel1.2, whole genome shotgun sequence DNA segment tagatgatagatagatagatagatagatagaatagatgatagatgaaatatacagaaaaaagaaataacttccaTGAAGAGGGTttaatacaaaagagaaaaatgaagcaaatggaATACAGTCAATTGGTACCATGAATGatttgaaaaagtaataaatcttctatctttcttctattatttaaaaatgagagtTCCTTGAGAACCTGCCTGGTGCCTATAACATAGAATgtactcaataaacacttgtctatttaagaaatctttcatATAGCCTCTTTGAAGGTACAATAATACTTTATTCAATTTTGAATGCATGAGCAATAAAATCTATGGAAATTTATTCATCTGTCACAAAATAACTAGTTAGTATTTGATAAGTGCCTCAGGTATTTCCTGATATTATCCAAAGGAGTTTAGAGTAAAGATCAGgtataaaataatttccttaaatcATGAGACATAAAAATTAGCTTATAGTCTCTTTAGAGGATTTATTTCGTTAGGAAGATAAACACCAATTGTACTTCCTTTTTACCTCCTCTGGTTTGCTTTCATTAATTTATCCTAGGAATTCCATAGCTTTGAAACCAGCTCTTCAAGGAGAGCATGCAGTTAAGAGTATGAGTTTTTAGGACAGATCACCCAAATTTCTAATCATGATCCTACCAATAACTAGTTTATGACcctagaaataaaatgagaactaATAGCGCCAATTCAATAGGgtcaatatacagattcaattaGATTATGTTACGCTCTTAAAAGAGTGCCTGGAACAGtataaatgcttattaaatgtCTGTTGTTAATCTCTCCCACCAATACTCACCCATGGTACACAGGACCACAGTTATCACCAGCATTACCAAGCATAAAATTCCCAAAGTCACAGCAATGGGACGCCAACGAGGGGATACAGCACAAAATCCTGAGGCGCCATAGGGAGCAGAAATTGAATAAAGAAATTGGATGATGGATTGCAGAGCACTTTATTTCTACAGTTCATCAAAATCTGATATCCAGATAAGCTAGTCATCTAGGATTAGTCTGAATTTTTCTCCACCTTTAGCATACCTCTTCAGGTTCTGAAACTTGATATCT contains these protein-coding regions:
- the LOC132434415 gene encoding C-type lectin domain family 7 member A isoform X6, whose translation is MEHHSIENLDEDGYTQLDFSSCNIIRKPVVSEKGFCAVSPRWRPIAVTLGILCLVMLVITVVLCTMAGFKAMEFLG